A region of Reichenbachiella carrageenanivorans DNA encodes the following proteins:
- a CDS encoding CvpA family protein, whose product MNTIDIVILIFLLIGAYTGFRRGMLMEIVSLAAFFVAILAGIKLLDWGISILAEYIEGYDSLLPIIAFTIIFIGIIVMLNLLGKVVKRILDLTLLGSLDDIIGSMMGIIKWALFISIFFWIFESFGGKISDTTTEDSLLYGPIAAFAPKLFNLISDLFPTILDFFEHSKELVNQQELNV is encoded by the coding sequence GTGAACACCATAGATATTGTCATTCTTATCTTTTTGCTAATCGGCGCCTACACTGGCTTCAGAAGAGGCATGCTAATGGAGATCGTATCTCTAGCTGCTTTTTTTGTAGCCATTCTCGCAGGCATCAAATTGTTGGATTGGGGCATTTCGATCTTAGCTGAGTATATCGAAGGTTATGATTCTCTCCTTCCTATCATTGCCTTTACCATTATTTTTATTGGTATCATCGTGATGCTCAATTTGCTAGGCAAGGTGGTCAAACGGATTTTGGACCTTACACTACTCGGTAGTTTGGACGACATTATTGGCAGTATGATGGGCATCATAAAATGGGCTCTATTCATCAGTATATTTTTTTGGATTTTCGAATCCTTTGGAGGAAAAATTAGCGACACTACAACTGAAGACAGTCTATTATATGGGCCAATCGCTGCATTTGCGCCTAAATTATTCAATCTAATTTCAGATTTATTTCCAACAATTTTGGACTTTTTCGAACACTCTAAGGAATTGGTAAATCAGCAAGAACTTAACGTTTGA